The genomic segment AGGAGGAAACTCGGAATTCCGGGGACACTTTACTTAAATCCCGGAAGGCTCCCCTCCGGCCTCGCGCGCGGGGATGATGGGATGAAAGACGGAATGATTTAATGATCGGAGGTGCGGTATGAAAATCATTGTGATCGGGGCGACGGGGACGATCGGAACGGCGGTGGCCGCCGCCTTGGCGCAGCGCCACACCGTGGTTCGCGTGGGAAACCGGAAGGGGGACTATCAGGTGAATCTCGCCTCTCCCGATTCCATCAAAAAACTTTTTAACGCCGTGGCCCCTTTCGACGCCGTGGTCTGCGCCGCGGGGCTCGCGAAATTCGGTCCTCTGATTGAATTGACGGACGAGGACTTCGAGCTCAGTTTTTCCAACAAGCTGATGGGCCAGATCAACGTGGTGCGGCTGGGGCTTCCTCAGATTTCGAAAGGGGGATCGTTCACGCTGACCAGCGGCATTTTGAGCCTTGAACCCATGCCGGGAAGCGCGGCGATCAGTCCCGTGAATGCCGGGATCGAAGGCTTCGTCCGCGCGGCGGCCCTGGAGCTGCCGCGCG from the Nitrospiria bacterium genome contains:
- a CDS encoding short chain dehydrogenase, whose translation is MKIIVIGATGTIGTAVAAALAQRHTVVRVGNRKGDYQVNLASPDSIKKLFNAVAPFDAVVCAAGLAKFGPLIELTDEDFELSFSNKLMGQINVVRLGLPQISKGGSFTLTSGILSLEPMPGSAAISPVNAGIEGFVRAAALELPR